In the Primulina tabacum isolate GXHZ01 chromosome 15, ASM2559414v2, whole genome shotgun sequence genome, TCTTTTTTAATACAACACTAAACTGGGTCAAAATTTGAGCTGTAAATGGTGTTTCATGTTAGTTCCTGTAGTGAATGTCAAGCTTATATGTTCACGCAGACATGACTTGAGGGGTGGTTCCATAACCATTAAGATGTGCCTTCTGCCATCTCCACGCAGTTTGCAAACTTTCTTGAAGATTAGTGAATTTTGCAGTCCAGTTTAATTCGTTCTTGATCTTGGCTGGATCACTATATACTTCTGCATAATCACCAGACCTACGTGGAAGGTAATCTACTCTCATGGGCACCCCAGTTGCCTTCTTACAAGCCTCCACGAACTCCTTCACTGATCTTCCTGATATTGACAGAGACTAGCTGTTAAAAGTTTATACAAAAATAAAGATCAAGGTGTGAAGGTGGCCTGTACCTTTTCCTGTACCAACATTGTAGATGCCAACTTTACCGGGCTCTGCCCTTTCCAGAGCTTTGACATGAGCATCAACCAGATCAGTAACATCAATATAATCGCGTATGCATGTGCCATCTGGAGTTTTGTAATCTGTTCCTCTAACCTGCATTACGAACGAATTTATGAATTATGATCACATAATGACATATTAGTTGTTAAAAATGTGGTCAGAGATGTGAGGATATCATGATATGTTCATTGGAGATGGAGATACCTTGAGACCAGGGATGATGCCACGAGCAGCATCGAAGCAAGCACCAGATATCCGCCCATGCTCACGAAGTTCTGGCCTGGGAGCTTCTCCAAGTCTTCCTCAGGATCAGAGCCAATCACATTGAAGTAtctgaaacataaaaaaattgcGAAAGATAAGAAAGAATGCTGCTTCAGATTTTCCACAAATGAAAACAGAAAACCGTATCAGCCATAGTTCAGTAATAGTATTCAATGCAAATTGAAGTTTCTCGATgtagaaataaaacaaatttgagCTATATAGAGTCGTACACATTAAATACCAACCTTAAAATCATTACTGCCTTATCTGAGTTTTTATGAAAATCCAGAATTATATCTTCTGTCATCTTCTTGGCTTTTCCATAAGGATTTATTGGAACCTGCTTGgtgtaaataaaaatattgcagTTCAGTTGGCATTTACAATCTTTGTATAGGCATGTGTCTAACTGCAGCAGTTCTCACCTGTGCAGTGTCTTCTGTAATGGGCATCTGTTCAGGTTCCCCATAAGTTGCACATGTACTAGAATAAATCAAAGTCTGAACTCCATGAGCTGCCATTGCTTCTAACACAAGAAGCGTATTGGATGTGATGTTGTGATAATACCTGTGTTGCAGAAGTCATTGGCACAAGAAATATATTTTACGAAAAGGCAAGACAATCAGAAGACAAAGTGGAAAGCATGAGCTTCCATTTACCATCAGTATTCACTTCTAACTGTTGATATCGCACATTTTGGAACACCTCACCCCTTTATGCATAAGAAACGAGAATATCATATTCAATTATAAGTCTATATTCCAGGCTTCAATGGAACAGGCATCATGAGTATTCATCAAGCCTCGTGTCCCATAAATACTAAAATAAAGACAATAAAAATTTTAGTTTCTTGCGTGAATGTTATCCACTACTGAGAATATGCTAGAACTCACCAATTACAAATTTGACAATCTTGAAGAGTCAACTACCATTCTAACAAGTGGAATCCTCAAGACACACTCATGTTTGAACAGCATAAAATAAGACCAAGAGTAACTCACTTGAGGGGATCGAGAGTACTCTCCCCAACATACGCTACAGCTGCAAAATGCATCACTGCATCAAAAGCATTTTCCGAGAAAATTTCGTGCACCTGGACAAGG is a window encoding:
- the LOC142526704 gene encoding LOW QUALITY PROTEIN: UDP-arabinose 4-epimerase 1-like (The sequence of the model RefSeq protein was modified relative to this genomic sequence to represent the inferred CDS: inserted 1 base in 1 codon) codes for the protein MLSFARIRTQQRSNRSLSLGGMDYTDPKKKSNILGKILMAAILTALCILMLKQSPNFNTPSEFSSHEPGVIHVLVTGGAGYIGSHAALRLLKDSYRVTIVDNLSRGNLGAIKVLQQLFPGPGRLQFIHADLGDAKMVHEIFSENAFDAVMHFAAVAYVGESTLDPLKYYHNITSNTLLVLEAMAAHGVQTLIYSSTCATYGEPEQMPITEDTAQVPINPYGKAKKMTEDIILDFHKNSDKAVMILRYFNVIGSDPXGRLGEAPRPELREHGRISGACFDAARGIIPGLKVRGTDYKTPDGTCIRDYIDVTDLVDAHVKALERAEPGKVGIYNVGTGKGRSVKEFVEACKKATGVPMRVDYLPRRSGDYAEVYSDPAKIKNELNWTAKFTNLQESLQTAWRWQKAHLNGYGTTPQVMSA